A portion of the Chryseobacterium shandongense genome contains these proteins:
- a CDS encoding lytic transglycosylase domain-containing protein translates to MILSKIILLLLITTITFKSQEKFIRYDESYLKGLGYDNDITENVEEKVFKDRFEYLNLNTPLSIEYNTITYTYVKKYLSYKWTGKIIGLSAYYFPLFEKKLAQYGMPLELKYLAVVESALNPRAESWAGAKGLWQFMTSTGSQYGIKQNQYINIFYDPVGNTDSAVRYLKDLYLQFGDWNLAISAYNCGLGNVRKAVKKAGSKNYWKVRPFLPKETQAYVPSFIAVNYLFNFYKYHNIKPSYFRYSFEDMQIIKVNETTTLEALGKNFNYDLLKFANPQFTTSLVPKGSIVYVINK, encoded by the coding sequence ATGATATTATCAAAAATCATATTGTTATTGCTAATTACTACTATAACTTTTAAATCCCAGGAAAAGTTTATTAGATATGATGAATCTTATTTAAAAGGTTTAGGCTATGATAATGATATAACTGAGAATGTGGAGGAAAAAGTATTTAAGGACAGATTTGAGTACTTAAATCTAAATACTCCATTGTCTATTGAATATAATACTATAACATATACATACGTAAAAAAATATTTGTCTTATAAATGGACAGGAAAAATAATTGGACTGTCTGCTTATTATTTTCCATTATTTGAAAAAAAACTTGCACAATATGGAATGCCTTTAGAATTGAAATATTTAGCAGTTGTTGAAAGCGCATTAAATCCACGAGCAGAATCATGGGCAGGAGCTAAAGGCCTTTGGCAGTTTATGACCAGTACCGGTTCACAATATGGAATTAAACAAAATCAATACATTAATATTTTTTACGATCCAGTAGGAAATACAGATTCTGCAGTTAGATACTTAAAGGATTTATATTTACAATTCGGCGATTGGAATTTGGCAATATCTGCCTATAATTGTGGGCTGGGGAATGTGAGAAAAGCAGTTAAAAAAGCCGGGAGTAAAAATTACTGGAAGGTTAGACCATTTTTACCAAAAGAAACACAAGCATACGTACCTTCATTCATTGCTGTAAACTACCTTTTTAACTTCTACAAATATCATAATATTAAGCCCTCCTATTTCCGCTATTCTTTTGAAGATATGCAGATCATAAAAGTTAATGAAACTACAACATTAGAAGCTTTAGGAAAGAATTTTAATTATGATTTACTAAAATTTGCCAATCCACAATTTACTACTTCATTGGTGCCTAAAGGTTCAATTGTATATGTTATAAATAAATAA